In Thermodesulfovibrionales bacterium, a genomic segment contains:
- a CDS encoding NADH-quinone oxidoreductase subunit B family protein, translating to MIRILRQIFRTGIVTEPLPPLAEEEATLVATRLEKAIRDHFSRSLTIREVDAGSCNGCELEIHALNNPFYNCERFGIHFTASPRFADMLLVTGPVSRNMEVALRRTYDATPTPKIVVAAGDCGCHGGIFGQSYASLGGVDRVIPVDVRIPGCPPTPIALLKGILSAIDGYPKKAGK from the coding sequence ATGATACGCATCCTTCGCCAGATTTTTCGAACCGGTATCGTTACTGAGCCCCTTCCGCCTCTTGCTGAAGAGGAAGCAACGCTGGTGGCGACAAGGCTGGAAAAGGCTATCAGAGACCATTTCAGCAGAAGTCTGACCATAAGGGAAGTTGACGCGGGGTCATGCAACGGGTGCGAACTTGAGATCCACGCACTCAACAACCCTTTTTACAATTGCGAGAGATTCGGTATCCATTTTACTGCCTCCCCGAGATTTGCCGACATGCTTCTCGTTACAGGACCGGTATCGCGGAACATGGAAGTTGCGCTTCGCAGGACGTACGACGCCACACCCACTCCCAAAATTGTTGTTGCGGCCGGCGACTGTGGGTGCCACGGCGGTATCTTCGGACAGAGTTATGCATCGCTCGGAGGCGTTGATAGAGTCATACCCGTTGACGTCCGGATACCCGGGTGTCCTCCTACGCCTATCGCCTTGCTGAAGGGCATACTGTCCGCGATTGACGGGTATCCGAAAAAGGCGGGTAAGTGA
- a CDS encoding electron transfer flavoprotein subunit beta/FixA family protein, which translates to MNIVVCIKQVPDTSEVRINPETNTLIREGVPSIINPYDMHAIEAALQIREKAGGKVIVITMGPPQAESALRDAVAMGADEAVLLTDKAFAGSDTWATSYTLFKAVEKLDAHIIICGKQAIDGDTAQVGPEMAEFLNIPHVSYVRRIEDVSEGSIRLQRLMDDGYDIVESSLPVLFTVVRELNEPRLPSLKGKMAAKKVEIRKLSAVDLEADAEKIGLKGSPTQVLKIFAPEARKDRKILEGSMEEQIDTLVHELRSLKCV; encoded by the coding sequence GTGAACATCGTGGTCTGTATCAAGCAGGTTCCTGACACCTCCGAGGTGAGGATCAATCCCGAGACAAACACACTCATTCGGGAAGGCGTACCGAGCATCATCAACCCCTATGACATGCATGCCATAGAAGCAGCGCTCCAGATAAGGGAGAAGGCTGGCGGCAAAGTTATCGTGATTACCATGGGACCTCCCCAGGCAGAGTCTGCGCTGAGGGATGCCGTGGCCATGGGCGCCGATGAGGCTGTTCTTCTCACCGACAAGGCCTTTGCAGGATCCGACACATGGGCCACCTCCTATACCCTTTTCAAGGCCGTGGAGAAGCTCGACGCACACATAATCATATGTGGCAAACAGGCCATCGACGGCGACACGGCGCAGGTCGGTCCTGAGATGGCTGAATTTCTTAATATCCCCCACGTTTCCTACGTCAGGAGGATTGAGGATGTGAGTGAAGGTTCGATCCGCCTCCAGAGGTTAATGGACGACGGTTATGATATCGTCGAATCATCCCTGCCGGTCCTCTTCACTGTTGTGAGAGAACTGAATGAACCGAGGCTGCCGTCACTCAAGGGAAAGATGGCGGCAAAGAAGGTGGAGATCAGGAAGCTGTCGGCAGTCGACCTTGAGGCTGATGCCGAAAAAATAGGTCTGAAAGGTTCACCGACTCAGGTTCTAAAGATCTTCGCGCCGGAAGCGAGGAAGGACCGCAAAATCCTTGAAGGGAGCATGGAAGAGCAGATTGATACCCTCGTCCATGAGTTGAGGAGTCTGAAGTGCGTATAG
- a CDS encoding FAD-binding protein has translation MRIVVSQDKCTGCETCIESCPFSSIVMKEGKAVITEYCQLCRACLSVCPEGVIKEVLEEGQQPAAQNLPLHEYTGVWVFAERRGGKVASVAYELLGAGRRLADERNAQLSALLFGASDAEAQELIRWEADRVYLCTDPIFESYNDEPHADLLGLLIKEHRPEIVLAGATPIGRSFFPRVAAKLRTGLTADCTSLEIDRDTGNLLQVRPAFGGNIMATILCPYNRPQMATVRPRVMKRGRYDQNKTGDIIHIDAEGLFSRTKVVDTVKEVSETAVNLQEADIIVSGGRGLGDPKGFKILGELAEALGGTLGASRAAVDEGWIPYSHQVGQTGKTVCPKIYIACGISGAVQHLVGMQSSDIIIAINKNPDAPIFTVATYGIVGDVYEIVPMMIRKINEMKGR, from the coding sequence GTGCGTATAGTTGTGTCGCAGGATAAATGCACCGGTTGTGAGACCTGCATCGAATCGTGTCCCTTCTCTTCCATTGTCATGAAGGAGGGCAAGGCTGTTATCACGGAATATTGCCAGCTTTGCAGGGCATGCCTCAGTGTATGTCCTGAGGGTGTCATCAAGGAGGTCCTCGAAGAAGGTCAGCAGCCTGCTGCTCAGAACTTACCCCTTCATGAGTACACCGGCGTGTGGGTCTTCGCTGAGCGGAGGGGCGGAAAAGTGGCCTCAGTGGCGTATGAACTTCTGGGAGCTGGCAGAAGACTTGCGGACGAGCGCAACGCTCAGCTTTCGGCTCTGCTCTTTGGCGCCTCCGATGCTGAGGCCCAGGAACTCATCCGATGGGAAGCGGACAGGGTATATCTCTGCACGGACCCAATCTTCGAAAGCTACAATGATGAGCCCCATGCAGATCTCCTCGGCCTCCTCATAAAAGAGCATCGTCCCGAGATTGTACTTGCCGGGGCGACTCCAATCGGCCGCTCTTTCTTCCCGAGGGTGGCTGCAAAGCTCCGGACCGGCCTTACCGCTGATTGCACGTCCCTCGAGATCGACAGGGACACCGGGAACCTCCTCCAGGTGCGGCCTGCCTTTGGCGGAAATATCATGGCAACGATACTCTGCCCTTACAACAGACCGCAAATGGCCACGGTGAGGCCCCGCGTGATGAAGCGAGGGCGGTATGATCAGAATAAGACTGGAGATATTATCCACATCGATGCTGAAGGCCTTTTTTCACGCACAAAGGTCGTCGACACCGTTAAAGAAGTGTCGGAAACAGCGGTCAACCTGCAGGAGGCCGATATTATCGTATCCGGCGGAAGGGGATTGGGAGACCCGAAGGGCTTCAAGATCCTCGGAGAACTGGCCGAGGCTCTCGGGGGAACTCTCGGCGCTTCGAGGGCCGCTGTCGACGAAGGCTGGATACCATACAGCCACCAGGTTGGCCAGACGGGGAAGACGGTATGCCCCAAGATCTACATCGCCTGCGGCATCTCCGGTGCTGTCCAGCACCTCGTCGGAATGCAGTCCTCAGACATCATAATCGCCATCAATAAAAACCCCGATGCCCCTATCTTCACTGTGGCAACTTACGGTATCGTCGGTGATGTCTATGAGATTGTGCCGATGATGATCAGGAAGATAAACGAAATGAAAGGGCGGTAG
- the fabD gene encoding ACP S-malonyltransferase has product MGICFVFPGQGSQHVGMGKEIYENYGEVRSLFEEAGDALGYDIARLCFDGPSGELNKTYRTQPSLLTVSTSLFKVLSSRGIRPSVVAGHSLGEYSALVAAGVLPFRDAVVLTEKRGHFMQEAVPEGKGLMAAVMGLPRSTVNEICLSLRSGYASPANYNCPGQIVIAGEKMAVEEAMNRAKDEGAKRVVALAVSVPSHCTLMAEASRRLEEYLKGIELKSPSIPLVNNAEAAVLTTADSIRASLVRQLDSPLLWEDSVLAIVDSGTDTFVEVGPGKVLSGLIKRITSSAKIYNVENVSSLDKTVTALMTNS; this is encoded by the coding sequence ATGGGAATCTGTTTCGTCTTTCCCGGTCAGGGGTCGCAGCATGTCGGGATGGGCAAAGAGATTTATGAGAATTACGGGGAAGTCCGGAGCCTATTTGAGGAAGCCGGCGATGCCCTCGGATATGACATTGCCCGTCTATGCTTCGACGGTCCTTCTGGAGAGTTGAATAAGACGTACAGGACGCAGCCCTCCCTCTTGACCGTGAGTACATCGCTTTTCAAGGTACTCTCTTCAAGGGGAATACGACCATCGGTAGTCGCAGGCCATAGCCTCGGCGAGTATTCGGCCCTTGTCGCTGCCGGAGTACTCCCGTTCAGAGACGCTGTGGTTCTTACCGAGAAGAGGGGCCATTTCATGCAGGAGGCTGTTCCCGAAGGCAAGGGTCTCATGGCTGCTGTTATGGGACTTCCGAGAAGCACGGTCAACGAGATATGTCTTTCGCTCCGATCAGGATACGCGTCACCGGCCAACTACAATTGTCCCGGTCAGATCGTTATCGCCGGAGAGAAGATGGCCGTTGAGGAGGCGATGAATCGTGCAAAGGACGAAGGGGCGAAGAGGGTCGTGGCCCTTGCGGTAAGCGTCCCATCTCACTGCACCTTAATGGCAGAGGCATCAAGAAGGCTGGAGGAATATTTGAAGGGGATAGAATTAAAGAGTCCGTCGATTCCCCTCGTTAATAATGCGGAGGCTGCCGTGCTCACTACCGCCGATAGCATCAGGGCTTCCCTCGTGCGGCAGCTCGACAGCCCCCTCTTGTGGGAGGATTCGGTACTGGCCATCGTTGACTCAGGGACAGACACCTTTGTGGAAGTTGGTCCGGGCAAGGTCCTGTCCGGGTTAATTAAACGGATAACTTCTTCGGCCAAAATCTACAACGTCGAAAATGTCAGCAGCCTCGATAAGACCGTGACGGCTCTCATGACGAACAGCTGA
- a CDS encoding LemA family protein, translating into MEGTAALFGIFTGFTVLLAALSIAIYNKMAFLRNAAKSSWIDLNVLLQVRYDLVPDLGEVVKSHAPHEMAAIENLSKARSAAMKASSPAEKGTTEKIFAETLKTLFSLAEAYPELAAYTGFLRIRRQWEETGKKIEKAGRVYNAIVRDLNAIIESFPSSMIATLFRFHKAESFGPETQAIKAEPR; encoded by the coding sequence ATGGAAGGAACAGCGGCATTATTCGGAATCTTCACAGGTTTCACGGTTCTTCTTGCGGCTCTCAGCATAGCGATCTATAACAAAATGGCCTTTCTGAGAAATGCTGCAAAATCCTCATGGATCGATCTCAACGTCCTGTTGCAAGTAAGGTATGACCTTGTGCCCGATCTTGGCGAAGTGGTCAAAAGTCATGCCCCACATGAGATGGCAGCTATCGAGAACCTATCGAAAGCTCGGTCAGCAGCGATGAAGGCATCATCGCCTGCCGAGAAAGGGACAACCGAAAAAATCTTTGCGGAGACCCTGAAGACTCTTTTTTCTCTTGCTGAGGCATATCCAGAACTTGCGGCATATACCGGCTTCCTCCGGATCCGGCGTCAATGGGAAGAGACTGGTAAGAAGATAGAAAAGGCGGGAAGAGTTTACAATGCCATTGTTAGGGATCTGAATGCTATCATCGAATCTTTCCCTTCAAGCATGATCGCAACGCTGTTCAGATTTCACAAGGCCGAGTCCTTTGGACCTGAGACGCAAGCAATAAAGGCGGAGCCACGATGA
- the galU gene encoding UTP--glucose-1-phosphate uridylyltransferase GalU, whose product MEYRVKKAIFPAAGLGTRFLPATKASPKEMLPIVDKPMIQYAVEEAIYCGIEEIIVITGKHKRAIEDHFDSAYELEEKLKVDGKKKLLDEVKKLSHINLAYIRQGVALGLGHAILCAKPFVRDEPFAVILSDDVIEPDYHLLKDMIRVYEEVDCPVIALEEVPDSDVSRYGIIDGVPEGDVYRISSLVEKPKKEEAPSNLAIIGRYILTPDIFRILERQRAGAGGEIQLTDALKELLKKRSIFGYPIKGRRYDAGDKVGFLKATVDFALKNPEVSGPFTAYIKEVAEGLSSGKVRERAVRGRAL is encoded by the coding sequence ATGGAATACCGAGTGAAAAAGGCGATATTTCCAGCTGCCGGACTGGGCACAAGGTTTTTACCGGCTACAAAGGCTTCGCCGAAGGAGATGCTGCCCATTGTGGACAAGCCCATGATCCAGTACGCCGTGGAGGAGGCGATATACTGCGGTATCGAGGAAATCATCGTTATAACCGGTAAGCACAAGCGCGCCATAGAGGACCACTTTGACTCTGCCTACGAACTTGAAGAGAAGCTCAAGGTCGACGGGAAGAAGAAACTCCTCGATGAGGTCAAAAAGCTGAGCCATATTAATCTCGCCTATATCCGTCAGGGCGTTGCCCTCGGCCTTGGCCATGCGATACTCTGTGCAAAACCCTTTGTCCGCGACGAACCCTTTGCCGTGATCCTGAGCGATGATGTCATCGAACCTGATTACCACCTCCTGAAGGACATGATCAGGGTCTATGAGGAAGTAGACTGTCCTGTCATCGCGCTGGAGGAGGTGCCCGATTCCGATGTCTCGCGCTACGGCATCATTGACGGCGTTCCGGAAGGCGATGTTTACAGGATTTCAAGTCTTGTCGAAAAACCGAAAAAAGAAGAGGCTCCTTCCAATCTCGCTATCATAGGGCGGTATATCCTCACCCCCGACATCTTCAGGATCCTCGAGAGACAGAGGGCCGGCGCCGGCGGGGAGATTCAGCTCACTGATGCCTTAAAAGAGCTCCTCAAGAAACGGTCCATCTTCGGCTACCCGATCAAGGGCAGGAGATATGACGCCGGAGATAAGGTCGGTTTCTTAAAGGCCACCGTCGATTTTGCCTTAAAGAACCCTGAAGTCTCCGGTCCTTTCACGGCTTACATCAAAGAAGTGGCTGAAGGGCTATCATCAGGGAAGGTCAGGGAAAGGGCTGTGAGAGGCAGGGCCTTATGA
- a CDS encoding Hsp20/alpha crystallin family protein, with protein MSLRSVVYFENETARYQPFVDVYEADDNLVFEIELPGINPEDVLIKVLDDFVIIEGVKRERREGMRTNYLCMERKFSSFRRMLKIPTPVNTVAGKASYSEGVVILRFPKIRNKVIKIRIEPNQGGFLGR; from the coding sequence ATGTCACTGAGAAGTGTCGTCTATTTTGAGAATGAAACGGCCCGTTACCAGCCGTTTGTAGACGTCTATGAGGCAGATGACAATCTCGTCTTCGAAATAGAATTACCGGGAATCAACCCTGAAGATGTTCTCATCAAGGTTCTCGACGATTTTGTCATCATCGAGGGTGTCAAAAGAGAGCGGCGCGAAGGAATGAGGACAAATTACCTGTGCATGGAAAGAAAGTTTTCGAGTTTCAGGAGGATGCTCAAGATCCCGACACCGGTGAACACCGTGGCGGGAAAGGCGTCTTACAGCGAAGGAGTTGTGATCTTACGGTTTCCCAAGATTAGGAACAAGGTCATCAAGATACGAATAGAACCTAACCAAGGAGGGTTTCTTGGTCGTTGA
- the lon gene encoding endopeptidase La: MAELEQKDEQEVEIPDTLPVLPVRDIVVFPYMILPLFVGREMSIKAIDHALSTNRMVMLLTQRDLNVENPTPEELYTTGTVGIIMRMLKLPDGRVKILVQGLSKARVLEFTQTEPFSTVTIERMTDQKVEEMTIEVEAIIRTVKEQLDKAVSLGKTILPDIMVVVENLEDPGRLADLVASNLGLKTEQAQEVLEITDPIQRLKRVSEILNREIELLMVQQKIQTEARGEIDKTQREYFLREQLKAIQKELGEIDERAEEIREFKKKIEEAKIPEKVMKEAEKQLRRLEKMHPDSAEAATVRTYLEWIVEIPWSKTTKDNLNIKAAEKVLNKDHYDLEKVKERILEYLSVRKLKEKMKGPILCFIGPPGVGKTSLGKSIARSLGREFVRMSLGGVRDEAEIRGHRRTYVGALPGRIIQGMKQAGTNNPVFMLDEIDKIGMDFRGDPSSALLEVLDPEQNFSFVDHYLAVPFDLSNVMFITTGNLVDTIPGPLRDRMEIIYLSGYTAEEKLGIAENYLVPKQLEEHGITRKILKLSDKAILQVISQYTREAGVRNLEREIANLCRKVAKRIAEGQSKKFVVTTKNLHRFLGVPKYLPEEEMEKDEVGVSTGLAWTETGGDIIYIEATTMKGKGSLTLTGQLGDVMKESAQAALSYVRSRAKSLGISDDVFSKTDIHIHVPAGAIPKDGPSAGITMATAIASAFTGKPVSKHIAMTGEVTLRGRVLPIGGLKEKTLAAKRMGIKRVVIPSRNRKDLEDIPKYIKKDMEFIFADTMEDVLKVSLKVNRKGKDR, translated from the coding sequence ATGGCTGAACTAGAACAGAAAGATGAGCAAGAAGTCGAGATTCCTGATACCTTGCCGGTGCTCCCGGTACGAGATATTGTGGTCTTCCCTTACATGATCCTGCCGTTGTTTGTGGGCCGGGAGATGTCTATCAAGGCCATTGACCATGCACTGAGTACAAACAGGATGGTCATGCTTCTCACGCAGAGGGACCTGAATGTCGAGAACCCCACACCGGAAGAACTCTATACCACAGGGACTGTCGGTATCATTATGAGGATGCTCAAGCTTCCTGACGGAAGGGTGAAGATACTCGTTCAGGGTCTCAGCAAGGCCAGGGTGCTGGAGTTTACGCAGACAGAGCCCTTTAGCACGGTTACAATCGAGAGGATGACGGACCAGAAGGTGGAAGAGATGACCATCGAGGTTGAGGCGATTATACGGACCGTAAAAGAACAGCTCGACAAGGCCGTGTCCCTTGGCAAGACAATCCTGCCTGATATTATGGTCGTCGTCGAGAACCTGGAAGATCCCGGAAGGCTGGCAGATCTTGTTGCGTCGAACCTCGGATTGAAGACCGAGCAGGCCCAGGAAGTCCTGGAGATCACCGATCCAATTCAGAGGCTGAAACGCGTGAGCGAGATCCTCAACAGAGAGATTGAATTGCTCATGGTCCAGCAAAAGATCCAGACAGAGGCGAGAGGAGAGATCGACAAGACCCAGAGGGAATACTTCCTCAGGGAGCAGCTGAAGGCGATACAGAAGGAGTTGGGCGAGATAGACGAAAGGGCGGAAGAGATACGGGAGTTCAAGAAGAAGATCGAAGAAGCCAAGATACCTGAGAAAGTCATGAAGGAGGCTGAGAAGCAGCTGAGGCGTCTCGAAAAAATGCACCCTGACAGTGCCGAGGCCGCGACGGTGAGGACCTATCTTGAGTGGATCGTCGAGATTCCCTGGTCGAAGACGACAAAGGACAACCTCAACATAAAGGCTGCTGAGAAGGTCCTGAACAAGGACCACTACGACCTCGAAAAGGTGAAGGAGAGGATCCTCGAATATCTTAGCGTCAGAAAGCTGAAGGAGAAGATGAAAGGGCCGATTCTCTGCTTCATCGGTCCTCCCGGAGTTGGAAAGACGTCGCTCGGCAAGTCCATAGCGCGCTCCCTCGGCAGGGAGTTCGTGAGGATGTCCCTGGGAGGTGTAAGGGACGAGGCAGAGATAAGGGGTCACAGGAGGACCTACGTTGGAGCGCTGCCGGGAAGGATTATACAGGGCATGAAACAGGCCGGCACGAATAACCCCGTCTTTATGCTCGATGAAATAGACAAGATCGGCATGGATTTTAGGGGAGACCCTTCATCGGCCCTCCTTGAAGTCCTCGATCCCGAGCAGAACTTTTCCTTTGTTGATCATTACCTTGCCGTGCCGTTCGACCTGTCAAACGTGATGTTTATCACGACAGGCAATCTCGTTGACACCATACCGGGGCCGCTCCGTGACAGGATGGAGATCATCTATCTGTCGGGATATACTGCCGAGGAGAAACTCGGTATCGCCGAGAATTATCTTGTGCCAAAACAGTTGGAGGAACACGGGATCACCAGGAAGATCCTGAAGCTCAGCGACAAGGCGATCCTTCAGGTGATCTCGCAGTATACAAGGGAAGCGGGCGTTCGGAACCTCGAGCGGGAGATAGCAAACCTATGCAGAAAGGTTGCAAAGAGGATAGCAGAAGGACAGTCCAAGAAGTTTGTGGTGACGACGAAGAACCTTCACAGGTTTTTGGGGGTACCGAAATATCTTCCTGAAGAAGAGATGGAAAAGGATGAGGTGGGCGTGTCCACAGGCCTTGCCTGGACAGAAACGGGGGGTGACATTATCTACATCGAGGCGACAACAATGAAGGGCAAAGGCAGTCTGACGCTGACTGGACAGTTGGGAGATGTGATGAAGGAGTCTGCGCAGGCAGCACTCAGTTATGTGCGTTCCCGCGCCAAAAGCCTCGGTATCAGCGATGATGTCTTTTCAAAAACAGATATACACATCCATGTGCCTGCCGGCGCGATTCCGAAGGACGGACCTTCTGCCGGGATAACCATGGCAACAGCCATTGCCTCGGCCTTCACGGGAAAACCCGTGAGCAAACACATCGCCATGACCGGTGAGGTGACACTCCGAGGGAGGGTTCTGCCTATCGGCGGACTCAAGGAGAAGACACTGGCTGCAAAGAGGATGGGGATCAAGAGAGTTGTCATACCTTCGAGGAACAGGAAGGACCTTGAAGACATCCCGAAATACATAAAGAAAGATATGGAATTTATCTTTGCTGATACCATGGAGGACGTCCTGAAGGTTTCCCTGAAGGTGAACAGAAAGGGGAAAGATCGATAG
- the thiL gene encoding thiamine-phosphate kinase, with the protein MKIAEIGEVSLLRGIREKFGAPSRGIIAGIGDDCAVLRPSYGNLLLTTDMMVEGVHFDRRLITPYQLGFKIVSVNVSDIYATGGRPRFLLLDVAMGSDMDKRFLEDFLDGVGDAMARYGVKLVGGDLSASRRGIVTAGTLLGYSKRPILRSGARPGDRIYVSGNLGDSACGLHLLKSIKRPVPVESGARIDRPMKWRTMKPLLARHLLPEARNPGPFSRHATAMIDVSDGLFIDLSRLCDESRVGALVCLKEIPLSPEMRKAASALGLEPYGLASSGGEDYELLFTARPEKKINACCIGEITESERIVIDIDGTEKPLTPEGYEHWH; encoded by the coding sequence ATGAAGATCGCTGAAATAGGGGAAGTGTCCCTTCTTAGAGGGATACGGGAGAAATTCGGGGCGCCATCACGGGGTATTATCGCCGGTATCGGCGATGACTGTGCTGTTTTGCGTCCTTCCTATGGGAACCTTCTCCTGACTACCGATATGATGGTCGAAGGGGTCCATTTCGACCGCCGGCTCATCACTCCCTATCAGCTGGGCTTCAAGATCGTATCTGTCAATGTCAGCGACATTTACGCGACGGGAGGCAGGCCGAGGTTTCTCCTCCTCGACGTAGCTATGGGTAGCGATATGGACAAGAGATTTCTCGAAGACTTTCTTGACGGTGTCGGGGATGCTATGGCACGGTATGGAGTGAAACTTGTGGGCGGCGACCTTTCCGCATCCAGGAGAGGCATCGTGACAGCAGGGACGCTTCTTGGATACTCGAAGAGACCCATTCTGCGTTCCGGCGCCCGACCGGGTGACCGGATATATGTTTCCGGCAACCTCGGTGACTCGGCATGCGGTCTTCACCTCCTGAAAAGCATAAAGAGGCCTGTCCCTGTAGAGTCGGGCGCTAGGATAGACAGGCCGATGAAATGGAGGACGATGAAACCTCTCCTGGCAAGACATCTCTTGCCGGAAGCCAGAAATCCCGGCCCCTTCTCGAGACATGCTACGGCAATGATAGACGTCAGCGATGGGCTGTTCATAGATCTTTCGAGGCTCTGTGATGAGAGCAGGGTCGGGGCCTTGGTCTGTCTGAAGGAGATTCCGCTTTCGCCCGAGATGAGGAAGGCTGCTTCAGCTTTGGGTCTGGAGCCTTACGGCCTCGCTTCGTCAGGGGGAGAAGACTATGAGCTCCTCTTCACGGCACGTCCTGAGAAGAAGATAAATGCCTGCTGCATTGGAGAGATCACCGAGTCGGAGCGAATTGTTATCGACATCGATGGTACTGAGAAACCGTTGACTCCGGAGGGATACGAACATTGGCATTAG
- a CDS encoding DUF2062 domain-containing protein codes for MALGDRLKLLFSIKDTPHRLALAFALGVFIGMSPLLGVHTVMGILIAWIFRLNRIATIVGVYVTNPWTIVPIYTFSTWVGAKCLGMNRILPDVDWSHMTFSLLLGDLRPLLKPFVTGTLLIGAISSVLGYIIIFRIAKRTDG; via the coding sequence TTGGCATTAGGTGACAGGCTCAAGTTACTCTTCAGCATCAAGGACACCCCACACAGGTTGGCCCTGGCCTTCGCCCTCGGCGTTTTCATCGGCATGTCCCCCCTCCTCGGGGTTCACACCGTTATGGGGATTCTGATCGCTTGGATCTTCAGGCTGAACAGGATTGCGACTATCGTGGGTGTCTACGTAACGAACCCCTGGACGATCGTCCCCATATATACTTTCAGCACATGGGTCGGGGCAAAGTGTCTCGGCATGAACAGAATACTCCCCGATGTTGACTGGAGCCATATGACCTTCAGCCTCTTGTTGGGAGATCTTCGCCCCCTCCTTAAGCCTTTTGTTACAGGGACTCTTCTCATAGGGGCGATCTCTTCGGTTTTGGGATATATCATTATCTTCAGGATAGCAAAGAGGACAGATGGATAA
- the rimO gene encoding 30S ribosomal protein S12 methylthiotransferase RimO codes for MDKISIVSLGCPKNRVDSEDLLKHLREEGFIHTPEPEDADLVFVNTCGFIEDAKRESIEEILKLKALKEKGKQLLVFGCLAQRYRDDLLTEIPEIDGLWGVGEEGKILEYCRNIKGRDEGFESGCAKAMSRPAASSSGVSSFAYLKIADGCNRGCTFCVIPSIRGPFRSMRPDDILRRAESFILSGVRELVLVAQDIGNYGREFGGYTLPSLLKDISSISGDFWIRLLYLYPTAISDELLSVVAYEPKICKYLDIPLQHSEDRILRAMGRGGTRKWHKAEIEKIRESIPDITLRTTLIVGFPGETEEDFDGLKDFVEEVRFERLGVFTYSREEGSAAYGMKGNVPKKIRERRRDEIMRIQSVISLEKNKALVGKRFRALVDDVEGGITIGRLSSQAPEIDGVVFLGDGGPDDPSQSKTYRLKPGDFRAVEIVNAFDYDLKGVLLDGPMKYEEGNRQSEITDQR; via the coding sequence ATGGATAAGATATCGATCGTCAGCCTGGGATGTCCAAAAAACCGCGTAGATTCTGAGGACCTTCTCAAACATCTCAGGGAAGAGGGTTTCATTCATACCCCGGAACCTGAGGATGCTGATCTTGTCTTCGTGAATACCTGCGGCTTTATCGAGGATGCGAAGAGGGAGTCAATTGAGGAGATCCTTAAGCTGAAGGCACTCAAGGAAAAAGGGAAACAACTCCTCGTCTTTGGCTGTCTTGCCCAAAGATACAGGGACGACCTTTTGACAGAGATCCCTGAAATTGATGGCCTGTGGGGCGTGGGTGAGGAAGGGAAGATCCTCGAGTATTGCAGAAACATAAAGGGGAGAGATGAAGGGTTCGAGTCCGGCTGCGCGAAGGCCATGTCCCGTCCTGCTGCCTCATCTTCTGGCGTATCTTCCTTTGCCTATCTCAAGATAGCTGACGGCTGCAATCGGGGCTGTACCTTCTGCGTCATACCGTCCATAAGGGGCCCCTTCAGGAGCATGAGACCCGATGATATCCTGAGAAGGGCTGAGAGTTTTATCCTCTCAGGCGTCAGGGAGCTTGTTCTCGTTGCACAGGACATAGGAAATTACGGAAGGGAGTTCGGAGGGTACACGCTGCCGTCTCTTTTGAAAGATATCTCGTCTATAAGCGGAGATTTCTGGATTCGCCTCCTCTATCTTTATCCAACGGCCATCAGTGATGAGCTCTTGTCTGTCGTCGCTTATGAGCCGAAGATCTGCAAGTACCTCGACATTCCTCTACAACACTCGGAAGACAGGATTCTAAGGGCCATGGGAAGAGGCGGAACGAGGAAATGGCATAAGGCCGAAATCGAGAAGATAAGGGAATCGATCCCTGATATTACTCTCAGAACAACTCTGATCGTTGGCTTCCCCGGAGAGACTGAAGAGGATTTTGATGGCCTGAAGGATTTTGTCGAAGAGGTTAGGTTCGAGAGGCTCGGGGTCTTCACGTACTCGAGAGAAGAAGGGTCAGCGGCATACGGGATGAAGGGCAATGTCCCGAAGAAGATCAGAGAGAGAAGGCGCGACGAGATTATGCGTATCCAGTCCGTTATATCACTCGAGAAGAATAAGGCCCTTGTGGGGAAGAGGTTCAGGGCCCTCGTCGATGATGTTGAGGGAGGGATAACCATCGGAAGACTCTCTTCCCAGGCCCCTGAAATAGACGGCGTCGTCTTTCTTGGAGATGGCGGGCCGGATGACCCTTCACAATCCAAGACGTACCGTCTGAAACCTGGCGATTTCAGGGCTGTAGAAATTGTGAATGCCTTTGATTATGACCTGAAGGGGGTTTTGCTTGATGGTCCCATGAAATACGAAGAGGGAAACCGTCAATCTGAAATCACGGACCAGAGATGA